In Tamandua tetradactyla isolate mTamTet1 chromosome 7, mTamTet1.pri, whole genome shotgun sequence, the following are encoded in one genomic region:
- the LOC143690562 gene encoding olfactory receptor 8S1-like, producing MGLRNHSTITEFILLGLSADPHVEPLLFVLFLMIYLLTMMWNMVMLLVIRADSHLHTPMYFFLSQLSFVDLCFSTVIVPKMLENLLSKKKTISVAGCLVQIFFVIVTGGTEGCLLSVMAYDRYAAICHPLLYGQVMSNQVCVQLVCISWSLSILDALINTPLAMKMDFCEIRTIPHYSCELPSLFPLSCSDVTINLIVLFCSIIPHGIGTSVSIFYSYGRIVSTILSISSTSGRRKAFSTCSSHLITVSLFYGSAFLRYIMPTSGSPLEMVFSVQYSVITPMLNPLVYSLKNKLVKAALKRTVGKFLNTFSGKINRRNDRELG from the coding sequence ATGGGCTTGAGGAACCACAGCACCATCACGGAATTCATCCTTCTTGGACTGTCTGCTGACCCCCACGTCGAGCCTCTGCTCTTTGTGCTTTTCCTGATGATTTACCTCCTGACCATGATGTGGAACATGGTGATGTTGCTGGTGATCAGGGCTGATTCTCacctccacacccccatgtacttctttctcAGTCAACTCTCATTCGTTGATCTCTGTTTCTCTACTGTTATTGTGCCCAAGATGTTGGAGAATCTTCTATCCAAGAagaaaaccatttcagtagcTGGCTGCCTGGTTCAGATTTTCTTTGTGATTGTCACTGGAGGGACTGAGGGCTGTTTGCTCTCAGTGATGGCCTATGATCGCTATGCTGCCATCTGCCACCCACTGCTCTACGGACAGGTGATGAGCAACCAAGTCTGTGTGCAGCTTGTGTGCATCTCATGGAGCTTGAGTATTCTGGATGCACTCATCAATACACCCCTGGCAATGAAAATGGACTTCTGTGAGATCCGTACCATCCCACATTATAGCTGTGAGCTGCCCTCCCTTTTCCCTCTGTCCTGCTCTGATGTCACCATCAACCTCATTGTCTTGTTCTGCTCCATCATCCCCCATGGAATTGGCACTTCCGTCTCAATCTTCTACTCTTATGGCCGCATTGTCTCCACCATCCTGAGCATCAGCTCCACCTCAGGCAGAAGAaaggccttctccacctgctcctctCACCTCATTACAGTGAGCTTATTTTATGGCTCAGCTTTTCTTCGCTATATCATGCCAACCTCAGGATCACCCCTGGAGATGGTCTTCTCCGTGCAGTACAGCGTGATCACACCCATGCTGAATCCCCTCGTCTACAGTCTGAAGAACAAGCTGGTGAAGGCAGCTCTGAAAAGAACAGTGGGAaagtttttaaatactttcagtggcaaaataaacagaaggaatgACAGGGAATTGGGATAG